The following nucleotide sequence is from Sphingomonas panacisoli.
AGCTCGAACCGGCGGCTCAGCCCGGTGAACCCGCCGATCGCCACCGCCGCTTCGTCGAGCGCGATCCCGGCGCAGTGCGCGGCGGCGATCGCGGCGAGCGCGTTGGAGATATTGTGGCGCCCCGGCACTTGCAGCTCGACCGGCAGCGGATCGTGTTCGCGGGTCACCAGCGTGAAGCTCGCGCCATACGGGCGCGCTTCGATGTCGCGGGCGCTGAACGCGGCGTCGATATCGATCCCGAAGCCGACGACCTTGCGCGCCGGCAACTTGCGGGCCAGCGCCGCGCCGTCGGGATTGTCCATGTTGACGACGGCCAGTTCGGCCTTGGCGATGAAGTCGCCGAACAACTGATTGAGCTCTTCCAGGCTCTTGTGATCGAGGCTGACATTGTTGAGCACCGCGACGCGCGGCGCGAACAGCGCGATCGACCCGTCGCTTTCGTCCACTTCGCTGACGAAGGCGTCGCCGCCGCCGACCAGCGCGCTGGCGAACGGCGCATTGGGCGTCGCGAAATTCTTCATCACTGCGCCGTTCATCACGGTCGGGTCGCGGTTGGTGGCGTGGAAGATCCAGCCGATCATGCCGGTCACGGTAGATTTGCCGCTGGTCCCGCCGACGGCGATCGGCATCGTGCTGTCGTTGAACAATTCGGCCAGCATCGCCGCGCGCGTGCGGCGCTCGCAGCCCAATCGCTCGGCGGCGATCATGTCGGGGACGGCGGCCTCGATCGCGGCGGAGGCGACGACGATCTGGTCGGGCGAGGTAACCCCGCTGCCGTCCTGCGGGAACAGATCGACGCCCAGGTCGCGAAGATAATCGAACTTGGCGGGCAGGCGTGCCTGGTCGAGGCTGCGATCCGACCCCGCGACCGTCCGCCCGCGCGCCGCCAGGATCATCGCCAACGGCATCATCCCCGACCCGCCGATGCCGACGAAGAAAGCGGGCTTGTCGGACGGGTCGATCGGGGTGTTGGCGTCGGGCATAGGATACGGCTATCCCCGCTTTCACGAACGACGGCAAGGACGGGGCGGCGACGCACATGAAAATCGCGGTAATGGCGCCCGCCAATCGGGTCGACGAACACGCGCTCGATGCCGTGCCTGCGCTTGCGGCCGAATACGGCGTGGAACTGGTGATCGACCCGCAAAGCTGGGCGTCGGGCGGCGGGCATACCTGGGCCGGGCCGGACGAACTGCGCGCCGACACGTTCCTGAAATATGCCAACGACCCCAGCTATCACGCGATCTGGTTCGCGCGCGGCGGCTATGGATCGAACCGGCTGTTCCCCCTGATCTTCCCGCACCTGGAAGAGGCCGCGAAGCGTAAGGCGTATATCGGCTATTCGGACATGGGGTTCCTGCTCGGTGCGCTCTATGCGCGCAAGATCGGCAAGCCGATCCACGGCCCGATGCCGGTCGACATCAACCGCAAGGTCGGCGGGCGCGAGTGCGCGGCGCGGACGCTGGCGTGGCTGACGAAGGGCGATAAATCCGCGCTCGAGCCCGGCATCATCGGGACGGGCAAGCCCGCGGCCGCATTCAATCTGTCGATCCTCGCCGCGATGGTCGGCACGAAATGGCTGCCCGATCTGGCCGACCACGATCTGCTGGTCGAGGAAGTCAGCGAGCATCTCTACCGCGTCGATCGGATGATGTTCACCGTGTCCAACGCCACTCAGCTGGCCGGGATCAACTCGCTGCGGGTCGGGACGATTACCTTGCCCGACGCCGACGGCCAGGCCGATTTCGGCCATTCGCCCGATCAGATCGCCTGGCATTGGTCGAAGCTGATGAAGAAGCCGTACGAAGGCCGCGCGCTGATCGGTCATGACGCGAACAACCGTGTCGTGCCGTTCGGGCAGGTAATCCCTAAGGATTGACCCATTTTGGGCG
It contains:
- a CDS encoding UDP-N-acetylmuramate--L-alanine ligase is translated as MPDANTPIDPSDKPAFFVGIGGSGMMPLAMILAARGRTVAGSDRSLDQARLPAKFDYLRDLGVDLFPQDGSGVTSPDQIVVASAAIEAAVPDMIAAERLGCERRTRAAMLAELFNDSTMPIAVGGTSGKSTVTGMIGWIFHATNRDPTVMNGAVMKNFATPNAPFASALVGGGDAFVSEVDESDGSIALFAPRVAVLNNVSLDHKSLEELNQLFGDFIAKAELAVVNMDNPDGAALARKLPARKVVGFGIDIDAAFSARDIEARPYGASFTLVTREHDPLPVELQVPGRHNISNALAAIAAAHCAGIALDEAAVAIGGFTGLSRRFELVGETRGVTVLDDFGHNPDKIAATLATLHAFPGRLLVLFQPHGYGPLKVMRRELVEAFADNLKPGDVLILPDPAYYGGTVTREVTSADIVADLVATGCDARHIADRAEAATTIAALAQSGDRAIVMGARDDTLSQVAGDILAAIADW
- a CDS encoding LD-carboxypeptidase, whose product is MKIAVMAPANRVDEHALDAVPALAAEYGVELVIDPQSWASGGGHTWAGPDELRADTFLKYANDPSYHAIWFARGGYGSNRLFPLIFPHLEEAAKRKAYIGYSDMGFLLGALYARKIGKPIHGPMPVDINRKVGGRECAARTLAWLTKGDKSALEPGIIGTGKPAAAFNLSILAAMVGTKWLPDLADHDLLVEEVSEHLYRVDRMMFTVSNATQLAGINSLRVGTITLPDADGQADFGHSPDQIAWHWSKLMKKPYEGRALIGHDANNRVVPFGQVIPKD